A window of Sulfurimonas gotlandica GD1 contains these coding sequences:
- a CDS encoding Fe-S-containing hydro-lyase, with protein MSKTYHLTTPLSDETVSELHSGDIVYLSGTVYTARDAAHKRLVDLLDEGKELPFDIKGAVIYFVGPTPPKPGDPIGSAGPTTSYRMDSYSPRLIAEGLKGMIGKGKRNKDVTDACQEHKAVYFGATGGAGALLGKQIKSAEVIAYEELGPEAVRKLEVVDFPVTVVNDTYGADLYKIGRAQYEVK; from the coding sequence ATGAGTAAAACATATCATTTAACAACTCCACTGAGTGATGAAACTGTTTCAGAGTTACACAGTGGTGATATCGTCTACTTAAGTGGCACAGTTTATACTGCAAGAGATGCAGCACACAAAAGATTAGTTGATTTACTAGATGAAGGTAAAGAACTTCCTTTTGATATTAAAGGTGCCGTGATCTATTTTGTTGGACCTACTCCACCTAAACCTGGTGATCCAATTGGAAGTGCTGGTCCAACTACATCTTATCGTATGGATTCTTACTCTCCTCGTTTAATTGCTGAGGGCTTAAAAGGAATGATAGGCAAGGGTAAAAGAAATAAAGATGTAACAGATGCTTGTCAAGAACACAAGGCTGTATATTTTGGTGCTACTGGCGGTGCTGGTGCACTTTTGGGTAAACAAATTAAAAGTGCAGAAGTTATCGCTTATGAGGAATTGGGTCCTGAAGCAGTTAGAAAACTAGAAGTGGTTGACTTTCCGGTAACTGTAGTTAATGACACATATGGTGCAGATCTATATAAAATAGGTCGCGCTCAGTACGAAGTTAAATAG
- a CDS encoding FAD-binding protein: MALTIISLMKQVPLPSEMRMGDDGLMDRTKAKSIINIDCGYALEAGLQMKVDNPDAKLIVCSMGPPSFDVSLKKAISMGYDEAYLLSDRRLGGSDTYATGLAISTMLKHLGFGKGLNEDFIIVAGRQTSDGDTAHVPSQVAENMGIPQATFIEVAKLTDRHIEAKRIIEGGYQMMRLPLPCTLSFTPTGISPRRVSLSGAVKARNVNVTVFNIDDINLSDEKIGLSGSPTIVAKVANIVSERAPIKMCEGHNEAELVSSLIENMKSGKNTIEVKEKKTAKEKKRPEGFKEVDFRNGASGILTWAEVVNGKISRPSLELLTPARNLASDLGDNTKVMTLLIGKDISELAKELIAHGADEVITVEDEKLEEYRILPFSSIFAQVIKEKNPEIALFAATTAGRELAPRIGVKTQGGVTADCTALEIGEHYDRKNKIIYSPILESRRPTYGESKLATILGFVCPQISTARAGTFEVPTPDASRKGSVLEFVPLLTDDDFVTEIIETVRGEGGLQNLFEADVIIAGGRGTVGDDMQLIKDLAAALTAKGINAEWAVSRPVVDEGLAEYARQVGQTGKTVRPKVYIAIGISGAVQHIAGMKEAETIVAINHHPKETIFANADFGILGEYEDLLPELIEKVNSGFTFGLEVK; this comes from the coding sequence ATGGCTTTAACAATAATCAGTTTAATGAAACAGGTACCACTACCCTCTGAGATGAGAATGGGTGACGATGGTTTAATGGATAGAACTAAAGCAAAATCTATTATAAATATAGATTGTGGATACGCTTTGGAAGCTGGGCTTCAAATGAAGGTTGACAATCCAGATGCCAAACTTATAGTGTGCTCAATGGGACCACCATCTTTTGACGTATCCCTTAAAAAAGCTATCTCTATGGGGTATGATGAAGCATATCTTTTAAGTGATAGAAGACTAGGCGGGTCAGATACTTATGCTACAGGTTTAGCAATTTCAACTATGCTTAAGCATTTGGGTTTTGGAAAAGGATTAAATGAAGACTTTATAATTGTTGCAGGACGTCAAACTAGTGATGGAGATACAGCACATGTCCCATCACAAGTTGCTGAAAATATGGGAATTCCTCAGGCTACATTTATAGAAGTTGCAAAATTAACGGACAGACATATAGAAGCAAAGAGAATTATTGAAGGTGGCTATCAGATGATGAGACTACCGCTTCCTTGTACTCTTTCTTTTACTCCAACTGGAATTAGCCCTAGACGGGTCTCTTTGAGTGGTGCTGTAAAAGCAAGAAATGTTAATGTAACAGTGTTCAATATAGATGATATCAATTTAAGTGATGAGAAGATTGGTCTTAGCGGATCTCCAACTATTGTTGCAAAAGTAGCAAATATTGTAAGCGAGAGAGCACCTATTAAAATGTGTGAAGGTCATAATGAAGCTGAGTTAGTGTCTAGCTTGATTGAAAATATGAAATCTGGAAAAAATACAATTGAAGTAAAAGAGAAGAAAACTGCTAAAGAGAAAAAAAGACCAGAAGGTTTCAAAGAAGTTGATTTTAGAAACGGGGCATCTGGTATATTAACTTGGGCGGAAGTTGTAAACGGAAAGATATCAAGACCTTCTTTGGAGCTTTTGACACCTGCTAGAAATCTGGCATCTGATCTTGGAGATAACACAAAAGTTATGACGCTTCTTATAGGCAAAGATATCTCAGAATTAGCAAAAGAGCTTATTGCTCATGGAGCGGATGAAGTTATAACTGTTGAAGATGAGAAACTTGAAGAGTATAGAATACTACCTTTTTCATCGATATTTGCCCAAGTAATTAAAGAAAAAAATCCAGAAATAGCACTCTTTGCAGCTACAACAGCCGGTCGTGAGTTAGCTCCTAGAATTGGCGTTAAAACTCAAGGCGGTGTTACAGCAGATTGTACAGCTCTTGAAATTGGAGAACATTATGATAGAAAAAATAAAATTATATATTCTCCAATCTTAGAATCAAGAAGACCAACTTACGGTGAGTCTAAGCTTGCAACGATTTTAGGATTTGTATGTCCTCAAATATCTACAGCTCGTGCTGGTACCTTTGAAGTGCCAACACCAGATGCAAGTAGAAAAGGATCTGTCCTAGAGTTTGTGCCACTATTAACAGACGATGATTTTGTAACTGAAATTATTGAGACAGTAAGAGGTGAGGGTGGATTGCAAAATCTATTTGAAGCTGATGTAATTATAGCTGGCGGTAGAGGTACAGTTGGGGATGATATGCAGCTTATTAAAGATTTAGCAGCTGCACTTACTGCAAAAGGTATTAACGCAGAATGGGCAGTAAGTCGTCCGGTTGTTGATGAAGGTTTAGCTGAGTATGCAAGACAGGTAGGTCAAACTGGTAAAACTGTAAGACCTAAGGTATATATTGCTATTGGTATCAGTGGTGCGGTTCAGCATATTGCAGGCATGAAAGAGGCTGAAACTATTGTAGCGATTAATCATCATCCAAAAGAAACAATATTTGCTAATGCTGATTTTGGAATCCTAGGTGAATATGAAGATTTATTACCGGAACTTATAGAAAAAGTTAATTCAGGTTTTACATTTGGGCTTGAAGTAAAATAA
- a CDS encoding TetR/AcrR family transcriptional regulator, translated as MPENTTPHKRTGTKQKILKVSTALFSELGYKGTSVRKIAKEVGIRESAIYNHYKNKEEIFLEVAKGIFSSPFSQGNTDIKESAMKGKAFLQNFTMQYKLLTFDKSNENMFRLLMIELFQNKELREQFMSEFHDKNVKILSEAFFIMMQNSLIRSQDPMMMSYEFLSTLFYMRLQITLMRFDNDSTTAISTQFEKHVEFFWESVRI; from the coding sequence ATGCCCGAAAATACGACACCACATAAAAGAACCGGTACAAAACAAAAGATACTAAAAGTATCAACTGCCCTATTCTCTGAGCTTGGATACAAAGGTACAAGTGTAAGAAAAATAGCAAAAGAAGTAGGTATTAGAGAGAGTGCTATCTATAATCACTACAAGAATAAAGAGGAAATATTTCTAGAGGTTGCAAAAGGTATATTTAGTTCGCCATTCTCTCAGGGAAATACAGATATAAAAGAATCTGCTATGAAAGGTAAAGCTTTTTTGCAAAACTTTACGATGCAGTATAAGCTTCTCACGTTTGATAAGAGCAACGAAAACATGTTTAGACTACTCATGATAGAGCTTTTCCAAAACAAAGAGCTTAGAGAGCAGTTTATGAGTGAATTTCACGATAAGAATGTAAAGATACTCTCTGAGGCATTCTTTATAATGATGCAAAACTCACTCATACGATCACAAGATCCTATGATGATGTCTTATGAATTTTTATCCACCCTATTCTATATGAGATTACAGATAACACTTATGAGGTTTGATAATGACTCCACAACTGCAATATCAACTCAGTTTGAAAAGCATGTTGAGTTTTTTTGGGAAAGTGTAAGAATTTAA
- a CDS encoding 4Fe-4S dicluster domain-containing protein — translation MGKYKHCKACDICVSVCRSGVLGMKYESTSTLGAMISIDHPEACIGCNECELTCPDFAIYVADSKEYKAAGFSFAKLTDEAKERQAAIIANNYMSLNQGAK, via the coding sequence ATGGGTAAATACAAGCACTGTAAAGCATGTGATATTTGTGTATCAGTATGTCGTTCAGGTGTACTTGGTATGAAGTATGAATCTACATCAACACTTGGTGCAATGATTTCAATTGATCATCCAGAAGCTTGTATAGGCTGTAATGAGTGCGAGTTAACTTGCCCGGACTTTGCTATTTATGTAGCAGATTCAAAAGAATACAAAGCTGCAGGATTTAGTTTTGCAAAACTTACTGACGAAGCAAAAGAGCGCCAAGCTGCTATTATTGCTAATAATTATATGTCACTAAACCAAGGAGCTAAATAA
- a CDS encoding 2-oxoacid:acceptor oxidoreductase family protein encodes MSKTLMRFTGVGGQGVLLAGEIFAAAKIKTGGHGLKTATYTSQVRGGPTVVDIQLDDEEIYYPYANDGEIGFMLSVADVSYNSFKNGVMPGGTIVVDPNLVHPTDADRKMWKIHEIPIITIAKEEVGNVITQSVVALAIANTMMNAIDKDTLIATMLSKVPAKVHEVNKTAYELGEKYAKEAMA; translated from the coding sequence ATGAGTAAAACATTAATGAGATTTACGGGTGTTGGTGGACAAGGTGTTCTTCTTGCTGGAGAGATTTTTGCAGCTGCAAAAATTAAAACTGGTGGACATGGACTAAAAACTGCAACATATACATCACAAGTTCGTGGTGGACCAACTGTTGTTGATATTCAACTTGATGATGAAGAAATTTACTATCCATATGCAAATGATGGTGAAATTGGTTTCATGCTTTCTGTTGCGGATGTAAGTTATAATTCTTTTAAGAATGGTGTTATGCCAGGTGGAACAATAGTTGTTGATCCAAACCTAGTTCATCCAACTGATGCAGATCGTAAAATGTGGAAGATTCATGAGATTCCAATTATTACTATCGCCAAAGAAGAGGTTGGTAATGTTATTACTCAATCTGTTGTAGCATTAGCAATCGCTAATACAATGATGAATGCTATTGATAAAGATACCCTTATCGCAACAATGCTTTCAAAAGTACCTGCTAAAGTTCACGAAGTAAATAAAACTGCTTATGAGCTTGGTGAAAAATACGCTAAAGAAGCTATGGCTTAA
- a CDS encoding malate dehydrogenase — protein MVGRRVGIVGAGFVGATAAYSLTMTGRCHEVVLYDINSDLAKGKAIDIGQSTSYSVRGTIVTAAEDAKDLKDCDIIVVTAGVPRKSDMTRADLLMINAKIMKDVVGNIMKYSPNAIIICVSNPLDIMTYVIHKMTGWNRNRIIGMAGALDGARMAYQINQKVGYGSGQTRAMLIGDHGQNMIPLPEISAVGGVPLDQIVTKEDMEDIIARTKDGGAEIVKYLGTSAYYAPGRAISVMVEAILDDSRIVMPSSVMLDGEYGYRDITVGVPVVLGANGVEKIIELELDEETKAKFKISVDSIQDGIDILKENDFFV, from the coding sequence ATGGTAGGTAGAAGAGTAGGGATAGTTGGAGCTGGATTTGTTGGAGCTACGGCAGCATATAGTTTAACTATGACTGGTAGATGCCATGAAGTTGTACTATATGATATAAACAGTGATCTTGCAAAAGGAAAAGCTATTGATATTGGACAGTCTACAAGTTATTCTGTTCGTGGAACTATAGTAACTGCTGCAGAAGATGCAAAAGATTTAAAAGATTGTGACATCATCGTAGTTACAGCTGGTGTGCCTCGTAAAAGCGACATGACGAGAGCTGATTTACTAATGATAAATGCAAAAATAATGAAGGATGTTGTTGGAAATATCATGAAGTATTCTCCAAATGCAATTATCATTTGTGTTTCAAATCCACTAGATATCATGACTTATGTAATTCACAAGATGACTGGTTGGAATAGAAATAGAATTATTGGTATGGCCGGAGCACTTGACGGTGCAAGAATGGCATATCAAATAAATCAAAAAGTCGGCTACGGTTCTGGTCAAACAAGAGCAATGCTAATAGGTGATCATGGACAAAACATGATACCTCTTCCAGAAATTTCAGCTGTTGGTGGTGTTCCTTTGGATCAGATTGTAACAAAAGAAGATATGGAAGACATAATCGCAAGAACAAAAGATGGTGGAGCTGAAATAGTTAAGTATCTTGGAACTTCTGCTTATTATGCTCCAGGTCGTGCTATCTCAGTTATGGTTGAAGCTATTTTAGATGATAGCAGAATTGTAATGCCATCTTCTGTTATGCTTGATGGTGAGTATGGATACAGAGACATTACTGTCGGTGTACCAGTAGTTCTTGGTGCCAATGGAGTTGAGAAAATCATTGAGCTTGAGTTAGATGAAGAGACTAAGGCTAAGTTTAAAATTTCTGTTGATTCAATTCAAGATGGAATTGATATTTTGAAGGAAAATGATTTCTTTGTGTAG
- a CDS encoding fumarate hydratase, which translates to MREIAYQEIVKNVRDIIVYSASNLPEDALNAMKEAYKNEKSPVSKEVLKQLLENADIASSEARPLCQDTGLAVFFVKIGADVKVVGGLLKDAINEGTEKGYIEGYLRASTCHPFTRANNKDTVGYNLPAIIHLDIVEGDKIDIEYAAKGGGSENVSRARVFPPAAGKQGVIDYVRECISDAGPNPCPPLTVGVGIGGTFEKAVISSKHALFRNIGSVNEDPEMAELEDTIKLELNKLGIGTMGMGGTETVLAVHIESNPCHIASLPVSVNVQCHSSRHTHITI; encoded by the coding sequence ATGCGTGAGATAGCGTATCAAGAAATAGTAAAAAATGTTAGAGATATAATCGTATATTCTGCTTCAAATTTACCTGAAGATGCTTTAAATGCTATGAAAGAAGCTTACAAGAATGAAAAAAGTCCTGTAAGTAAAGAAGTTTTAAAGCAACTTTTAGAAAATGCTGATATTGCAAGTAGCGAAGCTCGTCCACTGTGTCAAGATACAGGACTGGCAGTTTTCTTTGTAAAAATTGGTGCTGATGTTAAAGTTGTTGGTGGTCTGTTAAAAGACGCTATCAACGAAGGTACTGAAAAAGGTTACATTGAGGGCTACTTAAGAGCTTCTACTTGTCACCCTTTTACTCGTGCTAACAACAAAGATACAGTAGGTTATAACTTGCCGGCAATTATTCATCTTGATATTGTTGAAGGTGACAAGATAGATATTGAGTACGCTGCAAAAGGTGGTGGTAGTGAAAATGTATCACGTGCGAGAGTTTTCCCACCGGCAGCTGGAAAGCAAGGTGTTATTGATTATGTAAGAGAGTGTATCTCAGATGCTGGCCCAAATCCATGTCCTCCACTTACTGTAGGTGTTGGAATTGGTGGAACTTTTGAAAAGGCTGTTATTAGTTCCAAGCATGCGCTATTTCGTAACATAGGTTCAGTAAATGAAGATCCTGAAATGGCTGAATTAGAAGACACCATAAAACTAGAGCTCAATAAACTTGGAATCGGTACTATGGGTATGGGCGGAACAGAGACTGTATTAGCTGTACATATTGAATCTAATCCATGTCACATTGCATCTTTACCTGTTTCAGTAAATGTTCAGTGTCATAGTTCACGTCATACACATATCACTATATAA
- the sucD gene encoding succinate--CoA ligase subunit alpha, which translates to MSILVNKDTKVIVQGFTGKEGTFHAEQCLAYGTKIVGGVTPNKGGQEHLGKPVFNTVKDAVSSTGATVSMIFVPPAFVGDAVMEAAEAGITLAVIITEGAPVKDMQAAKAHATKHGMMTIGPNCPGIITAEECKIGIMPGSIFKKGNVGLISKSGTLTYEGANQVCNEGFGITTAVGIGGDPIIGLSYLQILPMFEADPDTHAIVMIGEIGGDLEIQAAKLIKEQITKPVVAFIAGQTAPKGKTMGHAGAIVSGSAGTAKEKMEALEAAGVRVVVSPAEIGKAIAEVLAK; encoded by the coding sequence ATGAGTATTTTAGTTAATAAAGACACAAAAGTTATCGTTCAAGGTTTTACAGGTAAAGAGGGAACTTTCCATGCTGAGCAGTGTTTAGCATACGGCACTAAAATTGTTGGTGGTGTTACTCCCAACAAAGGTGGTCAAGAGCATTTAGGCAAGCCTGTTTTCAATACAGTTAAAGATGCGGTAAGCTCTACTGGTGCTACAGTTTCTATGATTTTTGTTCCACCTGCATTTGTTGGTGACGCTGTAATGGAAGCTGCAGAAGCAGGAATTACTCTTGCAGTAATCATTACCGAAGGTGCTCCGGTTAAAGATATGCAAGCTGCTAAAGCTCACGCAACTAAGCATGGTATGATGACAATAGGGCCGAACTGTCCTGGTATTATCACTGCGGAAGAGTGTAAGATTGGTATCATGCCAGGTTCAATTTTCAAAAAAGGTAATGTTGGTCTGATTTCAAAATCAGGTACATTAACTTATGAAGGTGCAAATCAAGTATGTAATGAAGGTTTTGGAATAACTACTGCAGTTGGTATTGGTGGAGACCCGATTATTGGTCTTTCATATTTGCAAATATTACCAATGTTTGAAGCAGATCCAGATACTCATGCAATCGTTATGATTGGTGAAATTGGTGGAGATCTTGAGATTCAAGCTGCTAAACTGATTAAAGAGCAAATAACTAAGCCTGTTGTTGCTTTTATTGCTGGTCAAACTGCACCTAAAGGTAAAACAATGGGTCATGCAGGTGCGATCGTATCTGGTAGTGCAGGTACTGCAAAAGAAAAAATGGAAGCGCTTGAAGCTGCTGGAGTAAGAGTTGTTGTTTCACCAGCTGAAATTGGTAAGGCAATCGCAGAGGTCCTAGCTAAGTAA
- a CDS encoding 2-oxoglutarate ferredoxin oxidoreductase subunit beta codes for MAFNYEKYLRLSKMPTLWCWGCGDGVILKAFVRAIEKMGVNQNDVCVVSGIGCSGRFSSYVDFNTVHTTHGRTIAYATGIKLARPDKMVVCVAGDGDALAIGGNHTIHGCRRNIDMTMIVINNFIYGLTNSQTSPTTPKGMWTVSQKAGNIDPTFDTCDLAIAAGASFVARESMLDPKKLEKVLIKAMEHKGFSMMEVLSNCHINLGRKNKMVSAMENLEWIDSITTPKKKYDTLTPEEQLNLLPTGILKQDLEADEYCDMYAEIQKVHQGLRKTISQDDFAKKI; via the coding sequence ATGGCATTCAATTATGAAAAATATTTAAGACTTTCAAAGATGCCAACACTATGGTGTTGGGGTTGTGGTGACGGTGTAATTCTAAAAGCATTCGTGAGAGCAATTGAGAAAATGGGCGTAAATCAGAATGATGTATGTGTTGTTTCAGGAATCGGATGTTCTGGAAGATTTTCATCATATGTTGACTTTAATACTGTTCATACAACCCACGGTAGAACTATAGCTTACGCAACAGGCATCAAATTGGCTAGACCAGACAAAATGGTTGTATGTGTTGCTGGTGATGGTGATGCACTTGCTATTGGTGGCAATCATACTATTCATGGCTGTAGAAGAAACATAGATATGACTATGATTGTTATCAATAACTTTATCTATGGTTTAACTAACTCACAAACTTCTCCAACTACCCCAAAAGGTATGTGGACAGTATCTCAAAAAGCTGGTAATATTGACCCAACTTTTGATACTTGTGATTTAGCAATAGCTGCTGGAGCTTCTTTTGTAGCTCGTGAGTCTATGCTTGACCCTAAAAAATTAGAAAAAGTACTTATTAAAGCTATGGAACATAAAGGTTTCTCAATGATGGAAGTTCTTTCTAACTGTCACATTAACCTTGGTAGAAAAAATAAAATGGTTTCTGCTATGGAAAACCTTGAGTGGATTGACAGTATCACTACTCCTAAGAAGAAGTATGATACTTTAACTCCTGAAGAGCAACTAAACTTACTTCCAACTGGTATTTTAAAGCAAGATCTAGAAGCTGACGAGTATTGTGATATGTATGCAGAAATTCAAAAAGTACATCAAGGTCTGAGAAAAACAATATCTCAAGATGACTTTGCGAAAAAAATATAA
- a CDS encoding 2-oxoglutarate synthase subunit alpha, protein MATREVISTGNELAAIAAVDAGCMFFGGYPLTPSSEVMHVVSDLLPAKGGVAIQMEDEIGGICAVIGAAMVGQRALTATSGPGMSLKAEQLGLAQMAEVPLVCVNVMRGGPSTGLPTRVSQGDILQSKNPSHGDYKSITLCAGSLAECYTEVVRAFNIADRFMQPVIVLLDETIGHMHGKANIPTLEEVEAGIVPRKRFDGAPEDYFPYQCEHDEPAVLNPMYEGYRYHFTGLHHDKNGFPTEEIETCRKLIQRLEDKVALHEDEVESYEEFMMDDAEIMIIAYGSVSLAAKESIRHLRKEGIKAGLFRPITIWPSPAAKIKEHTDKIEKVLVVELNIGQYHSEIQRAAARLDINGLFKVNGRPISPYEIVTKVKEL, encoded by the coding sequence ATGGCAACTAGAGAAGTAATATCTACAGGGAATGAACTAGCGGCAATTGCAGCGGTTGATGCTGGCTGTATGTTTTTTGGTGGTTACCCACTAACACCGTCAAGTGAAGTAATGCATGTTGTTTCTGATCTTTTACCTGCTAAGGGTGGTGTAGCCATTCAAATGGAAGATGAAATCGGTGGTATCTGTGCAGTAATTGGTGCAGCAATGGTTGGACAACGTGCATTAACTGCTACATCTGGTCCTGGTATGTCACTTAAAGCTGAACAATTAGGTCTAGCTCAAATGGCAGAAGTACCTTTAGTTTGTGTAAATGTTATGCGTGGTGGTCCATCAACTGGTCTTCCAACTCGTGTATCTCAAGGTGATATACTCCAGTCTAAAAACCCATCACATGGTGATTACAAGTCGATTACTTTATGTGCTGGTTCTTTAGCTGAATGTTATACTGAAGTTGTAAGAGCTTTTAATATCGCTGATAGATTCATGCAGCCAGTAATTGTTTTACTTGATGAAACTATTGGTCACATGCATGGTAAAGCAAATATTCCAACTCTAGAAGAAGTTGAAGCTGGAATAGTTCCAAGAAAAAGATTTGATGGTGCTCCTGAGGATTATTTTCCATATCAGTGTGAGCATGATGAACCAGCGGTTCTTAACCCTATGTATGAAGGTTATAGATACCACTTTACAGGTCTTCACCATGATAAAAATGGTTTCCCAACTGAAGAAATTGAGACTTGTAGAAAGTTAATCCAAAGACTAGAAGATAAAGTTGCTCTTCATGAAGATGAAGTTGAGTCTTATGAAGAGTTTATGATGGATGATGCTGAAATTATGATTATCGCTTACGGTTCTGTTTCACTTGCTGCTAAAGAATCAATCAGACACCTTAGAAAAGAGGGTATTAAAGCTGGTTTATTTAGACCAATTACTATTTGGCCTTCCCCAGCTGCTAAAATAAAAGAGCACACTGATAAAATTGAAAAAGTTTTAGTAGTAGAGCTTAATATTGGTCAGTATCATAGTGAAATTCAGCGTGCAGCTGCAAGACTAGACATTAATGGTCTATTTAAAGTTAATGGTAGACCAATATCTCCTTATGAGATTGTAACTAAAGTAAAGGAATTATAA
- the sucC gene encoding ADP-forming succinate--CoA ligase subunit beta: MNIHEYQAKQIFAKYNIPTPKGIMVESVKAAIEAAEVLGGPIWVVKAQIHAGGRGLGGGVKLAKSIDEVESLATEILGMTLVTHQTTAEGKLVQKLYIEDGADIKDELYLSVVLDRKSEMPLIMASTEGGMDIETVAENTPEKIITIPVDPAIGFQGFHGRQLAFGLGITDKIEQKNIIKFAEKLFRLYMENDAEMIEINPLVKTGKGVFLALDGKMGFDNSALGRQPEIAAMRDLTEEDADEIEAAKYGLSYVALDGEIGCMVNGAGLAMGTMDTINYMGGTPANFLDVGGSANAETVAKGFEIILKNPRVKAIFVNIFGGIVRCDRIANGIIEATKLTDVNVPVIVRLDGTNAPEAAEILKNANIPNLIVGNDLGDGAAKAVAAAKGE; the protein is encoded by the coding sequence ATGAATATACATGAATATCAAGCAAAACAAATTTTTGCTAAATACAATATACCAACACCAAAAGGTATAATGGTTGAAAGTGTAAAGGCAGCTATTGAAGCTGCTGAAGTACTTGGTGGTCCTATTTGGGTTGTTAAAGCTCAAATACACGCAGGTGGTCGTGGTCTTGGCGGTGGTGTAAAACTTGCTAAATCTATTGATGAAGTGGAATCTTTAGCTACTGAAATTCTTGGTATGACTTTGGTTACTCACCAAACTACTGCTGAAGGAAAATTAGTTCAAAAACTTTACATCGAAGATGGAGCTGATATTAAAGACGAGTTATATCTTTCTGTTGTTCTTGATAGAAAATCAGAAATGCCTTTAATTATGGCATCTACTGAAGGTGGAATGGATATTGAAACTGTTGCTGAAAATACTCCAGAAAAAATAATTACTATTCCTGTTGACCCAGCTATTGGTTTCCAAGGTTTTCATGGTCGTCAACTTGCATTTGGTCTAGGTATTACTGATAAGATTGAGCAGAAGAACATTATTAAATTTGCAGAAAAACTTTTTAGATTATATATGGAAAATGATGCAGAGATGATTGAAATAAATCCTCTTGTTAAAACTGGTAAGGGCGTGTTTCTTGCACTTGACGGAAAGATGGGATTTGATAATTCTGCTCTTGGACGTCAACCAGAAATCGCAGCCATGAGAGATTTAACAGAAGAAGATGCTGATGAAATAGAAGCTGCTAAGTATGGTCTTTCTTATGTTGCTCTTGATGGTGAAATCGGTTGTATGGTAAATGGTGCCGGCCTTGCAATGGGTACTATGGATACAATCAATTATATGGGTGGAACTCCTGCTAACTTCTTAGACGTTGGTGGTTCTGCAAATGCTGAAACTGTTGCTAAAGGTTTTGAGATTATTCTTAAAAATCCTAGAGTTAAGGCAATTTTCGTAAATATATTTGGTGGAATTGTTCGTTGTGACCGTATCGCTAATGGTATTATTGAAGCTACTAAACTTACTGATGTTAATGTTCCGGTTATTGTTCGTCTTGATGGTACTAACGCTCCAGAAGCAGCAGAAATTCTTAAAAATGCGAATATTCCTAACCTTATTGTTGGTAATGATTTAGGCGATGGCGCTGCAAAAGCTGTAGCTGCTGCAAAAGGAGAATAG